The following coding sequences are from one Lolium rigidum isolate FL_2022 chromosome 6, APGP_CSIRO_Lrig_0.1, whole genome shotgun sequence window:
- the LOC124667432 gene encoding DNA replication complex GINS protein SLD5-like, which yields MSSWEDEESASAAATTDVELLKRAWRNEKAAPEILHFDSALVSRAREQIQLLEETLDDFTDNGVDDLVVSLYQMDLDRSLFLLRSYLRLRLQKIEKYMTYISKSDDLLSRLSQQEQRFAKSCKENMEKHLEQSVLSKLPYGYDSVTRQSLSSTEDDMVPEPQLDTFVFCKTKSDVGAFQLDDIGRKLWIWLLTTCMSFGTSPSRVLSRLAELTLFDASIKTLLRLLTDRQPSVQEYSKFLVR from the exons ATGTCTTCGTGGGAGGACGAGGAgtccgcgtcggcggcggcgaccacggacGTGGAGCTGCTGAAGCGGGCCTGGCGCAACGAGAAGGCCGCGCCGGAgatcctccacttcgactccgccCTCGTCTCCCGCGCCCGCGAGCAGATCCAGCTCCTC GAGGAGACGCTCGACGACTTTACGGATAACGGCGTCGACGACCTGGTGGTCTCGCTCTACCAGATGGACCTCGACCGCTCGCTCTTCCTGCTCCGCTCCTACCTCCGCCTCCGCTTGCAGAAG ATTGAGAAGTACATGACCTACATCTCCAAGTCTGACGACCTCTTGAGCCGGCTGTCCCAGCAGGAGCAGCGATTCGCCAAGAG CtgcaaggagaacatggagaagCATCTCGAGCAGTCGGTGCTGTCAAAGCTTCCCTATGGTTATGACTCGGTAACTAGGCAATCCTTATCGAGCACGGAGGATGACATGG TTCCAGAGCCTCAGCTTGACACCTTTGTCTTCTGCAAGACCAAGAGTGACGTAGGAGCATTTCAGCTAGATGACAT AGGGAGGAAGTTGTGGATTTGGTTGCTGACGACTTGTATGTCCTTCGGTACAAGTCCATCAAGGGTCTTGTCGAGGCTGGCAGAATTGACCTTATTTGATGCAAGCATCAAGACACTACTGAGGCTCTTAACAGATCGTCAACCCTCCGTGCAAGAATATTCTAAATTCCTGGTAAGGTAG